The following are encoded in a window of Platichthys flesus chromosome 11, fPlaFle2.1, whole genome shotgun sequence genomic DNA:
- the ptpn6 gene encoding tyrosine-protein phosphatase non-receptor type 6, with product MVRWFHRDITGLQAEEVLKTRGIHGSFLARPSKKNVGDFSLSVRVDDIVTHIRIQNTGDFYDLYGGEKFATLSELVEYYTAESGILQDKDGTTIDLKYPLNCSDPTTERWYHGHLSGPNAEKLLSAREEPGTFLVRESLSKPGDFVLSALTDERSKTGGKRVSHIKIMCQNDRYTVGGSEMFDTLTDLVEFYKRKGIEELSGNWVHLKQPYYSTRVNAADIDSRVKELNQTTQQQQPEGQAEQSKAGFWEEFDALQKLQAKVKKSREEGQRPENKSKNRYKNILPFDDTRVVLKDADPSVVGSDYINGNYVKNTLWESGDQKVYIACQGCLASTVNDFWQMVWQENTRVIVMTTREVEKGRNKCVPYWPDLQTTKEMGGYLVTFESEREAADYKVRVMEIALVDKPKKSRQVWHFQYLSWPDHGVPEQPGGVLSFVTQVNCKQAEFPNAGPIVIHCSAGIGRTGTIMVIDMIIETIDTLGLDCDIDIPKYIQMVREQRSGMVQTETQYKFIYLAVLEYIQSTKAKESASMETEPEYGNLQLKHQPVTRKVSKKTEDVYENLSKGKKDVKKPKSDKKSGSLRKK from the exons gtgGTTCCACAGAGACATCACAGGCCTTCAGGCCGAAGAAGTGCTGAAGACCCGGGGCATTCACGGCAGCTTTCTGGCTCGACCCAGCAAGAAGAACGTGGGAGATTTCTCCCTCTCCGTCAG GGTGGACGATATAGTGACGCACATCCGGATCCAAAACACGGGCGACTTCTACGACCTGTATGGCGGAGAGAAGTTCGCCACCCTGTCGGAGCTGGTGGAGTACTACACGGCGGAGAGCGGCATCCTGCAGGACAAAGACGGCACCACCATcgatctcaagtaccccctcaACTGCTCCGACCCCACCACAGAGAG GTGGTACCACGGTCACCTGTCTGGCCCAAATGCAGAGAAGCTGCTCAGTGCCCGAGAGGAGCCGGGGACCTTCCTGGTCAGAGAGTCGCTGTCCAAACCTGGAGACTTCGTCCTGTCCGCTCTGACGGACGAGAGGAGCAAGACGGGAGGGAAACGGGTCTCCCACATTAAGATAATGTGCCAG AACGACAGGTACACGGTGGGGGGCTCGGAGATGTTCGACACGCTCACAGACCTGGTGGAGTTCTACAAGCGGAAGGGCATCGAGGAGCTGTCCGGGAACTGGGTGCATCTCAAACAG ccaTATTACTCCACCAGAGTGAATGCAGCAGATATCGACAGcagagtgaaggagctgaatcagaccacgcagcagcagcagccggagggCCAGGCCGAGCAGAGCAAAGCCGGCTTCTGGGAGGAGTTTGAC GCTCTGCAGAAGCTGCAGGCAAAGGTGAAGAAGAGCAGGGAGGAAGGACAAAGACCtgagaacaaaagcaaaaacaGATACAAGAACATTCTCCCCT TCGACGACACCAGGGTCGTGCTGAAGGATGCAGATCCCAGCGTCGTGGGTTCAGACTACATCAACGGCAACTATGTGAAG AACACCCTGTGGGAGTCGGGAGATCAGAAGGTTTACATCGCCTGTCAGGGTTGCTTAGCGTCGACCGTCAACGATTTCTGGCAGATGGTGTGGCAGGAGAACACCCGCGTGATCGTCATGACAACCAGAGAGGTCGAGAAAGGAAGG aATAAATGTGTCCCGTACTGGCCGGACCTTCAAACCACCAAGGAGATGGGGGGCTACCTGGTGACCTTCGAGTcggagagagaagctgctgattaCAAAGTCCGAGTTATGGAGATCGCTCTCGTGGACAAG CCAAAAAAATCTCGTCAGGTGTGGCACTTCCAGTACCTCAGCTGGCCAGACCACGGCGTTCCTGAGCAGCCGGGCGGCGTCCTCAGCTTCGTCACTCAAGTCAACTGTAAACAGGCTGAATTTCCCAACGCTGGGCCCATAGTCATCCACTGCAG TGCTGGAATCGGTCGGACGGGCACGATTATGGTCATCGACATGATCATCGAGACCATTGACACTCTGG gtcTGGACTGTGACATCGACATCCCAAAGTACATCCAGATGGTGCGGGAGCAGCGCTCTGGGATGGTGCAGACGGAGACACAGTACAAGTTCATCTACCTGGCTGTGTTGGAGTACATACAGAGCACCAAGGCCAAGGAGAGCGCCTCTATG GAAACCGAGCCGGAATACGGAAATCTGCAGCTCAAACACCAGCCAGTGACCAGGAAGGTCtcaaa